One Clostridia bacterium genomic region harbors:
- a CDS encoding tetratricopeptide repeat protein, with translation MKRLVSYVTFSSLLLLGLAPQVTGQTFEIGGAQSKEPAKAASPNAKKSTAGARTPAPVETGIGWGSSIEVGRMARAAEDALRRGNPSQAATFAERAVKQAPNNAKLWFLLGYTSRLAGRYGQSVDAYRQGLAKEGSSPEGLSGLAQTYGRMGRTEEAKRLLMQVIKANPKRQNDLLIAGELFMKSGDVQGGINLLSRAEALKPSSHVELMLAVGYLKLKQPAKAKQFLESAKRRDAKNPAVFRAVANYYREEHDYKSAITTLKSAPRQTPELLADLGYSYELNRDKQEAANTYSKAANSAPTQIGLQLSAAQAQMRVGSLDKARAFVSKAAALDSTHYRLHALQAALAKIENRPLDAIREYNQALSRLPQGGAPEGQMYPISLRLNLSELYREQGDDANAQRQIALAEQDINKLNVEGTARAEFLRVRASVRSNAGDIKGAEADLQEARKLDPANTNIILQYANLLWRAKRRDEARKLYTSILDNDRNNRFALEALGYLSRDEGDNKGAEYYFNKLAAAYPTDYVAYLALGDLYTSTRDFARADGSYQKAHKLAPANSVIVANAANAAIEARQIPLAAEWVSRANGKMKDDPRVMREQERVFFHQGKFLESAQIGERVLEKLPKDRNASVYLAYALYNLGRYDDVLALSQRYENVLPREANFPLLTGHVHKQSQLLYQAVDDYTRAIEHDPRMTDAYINRGYSLNDMQNAEQAVSDFQSALKLSPNNGVAHLGLAFSNLQLRRGRTALDEVDTAERLLGESGATHLARATAFRQQRLLERAEKEYQTALKFAPDDAKLYLALADTQYHLRRYGQSLTTLIDALRYMPDDPMIYAQMAHAHAQLKHRQETLQYVATAERAAPEQAAIYLNTGDALLVLGDREGAMERFARALQAPDSNRVDARLAIAKVFVRDREFEDARQQVSLGFAESRIGEAAPVTADNLVEAANLFLAMNDFDLAAKYFETARNAGAADQVVAIGMANAYLAQGDPLNAQAQLASLGNPDDYAENYDYTLAMATVHRQRRDSLRALSMFARANMLSGQDEIAERQLQEVAGEEGLRLTRKVSVGTDFTMNGIFEDATIYNLDRQLFHADANTLPTPRSSLESRWTNTFKVHQDGVPTISGFVQVRNARGEVSIPSEALILNRDLYDYSANGALNPVLRFGRNVVAFNTGLQYTWRRDKRSAFELNQNLFRQFAYMSTNSFWNWISVRGSAFHESGPFTERNLSSRELGAKLEFIVGRPWGRTSLITSYAVRDLQFNPLIREFFSTTTSVGVQRQFGTKSKAALIGEYIRSWRAQAGQSWIAQAMRPAAEFEYRANNRWTVSGTFAFSRGQGFHDYDNVQSSLLISYVRPFRRNYNDGTGELPVEYPLRISFGIQNANFMNFTGRDQAIIRPVVRLSLF, from the coding sequence GTGAAAAGACTTGTATCGTACGTAACTTTTAGTTCCTTGCTGCTGCTTGGGCTTGCGCCACAGGTTACGGGGCAAACCTTTGAAATCGGCGGCGCGCAATCGAAGGAACCCGCAAAGGCAGCTTCGCCGAACGCGAAGAAGAGCACAGCGGGTGCGAGAACACCTGCGCCGGTGGAGACTGGAATAGGGTGGGGAAGCAGTATTGAAGTCGGCCGCATGGCGCGCGCTGCCGAAGATGCGTTGCGCCGCGGTAATCCCAGTCAGGCTGCGACGTTTGCCGAACGTGCGGTAAAGCAGGCTCCGAACAACGCGAAGCTCTGGTTCCTGCTGGGATATACGTCGCGACTGGCGGGCCGCTATGGGCAGTCCGTTGATGCCTACCGGCAAGGACTCGCGAAAGAGGGGAGTTCACCGGAGGGCCTCTCGGGGCTGGCGCAGACATACGGCAGGATGGGGCGCACGGAGGAAGCAAAGCGCCTGCTGATGCAGGTCATCAAAGCGAATCCGAAGCGCCAGAACGATCTGCTGATCGCGGGTGAGTTGTTCATGAAATCGGGTGATGTGCAGGGCGGGATCAACCTGCTGTCGCGGGCAGAGGCGCTGAAGCCCTCTTCGCACGTGGAGTTGATGTTGGCCGTGGGCTACTTGAAACTGAAGCAGCCTGCCAAGGCGAAGCAGTTCCTGGAATCGGCGAAGCGGCGCGATGCCAAGAATCCTGCTGTTTTCCGTGCTGTGGCGAACTACTACCGCGAGGAACACGATTACAAGTCCGCCATTACCACATTGAAGAGCGCGCCCCGACAGACGCCTGAGCTGCTGGCAGACCTCGGTTACAGCTACGAACTGAATCGCGATAAGCAGGAAGCGGCTAACACCTACAGCAAAGCAGCGAATTCGGCGCCAACACAGATAGGGCTGCAGCTCAGTGCGGCGCAGGCACAGATGCGGGTAGGCTCGCTGGACAAGGCACGCGCCTTCGTCAGCAAGGCGGCAGCCCTGGACTCGACCCATTACCGTCTTCATGCCCTCCAGGCGGCGCTTGCAAAAATCGAAAACCGTCCGCTGGATGCCATTCGCGAATACAACCAGGCACTCAGCCGATTGCCTCAAGGCGGAGCACCGGAAGGTCAGATGTACCCGATCTCGCTGCGACTGAATTTGAGCGAGTTGTATCGCGAGCAGGGGGACGACGCAAACGCCCAACGGCAGATTGCGCTGGCGGAGCAGGACATCAATAAGCTGAACGTGGAAGGCACAGCGCGGGCGGAGTTCCTGCGAGTGCGTGCCTCGGTCCGGTCGAATGCCGGCGACATTAAGGGCGCAGAAGCGGATTTGCAAGAGGCGCGGAAGCTCGATCCGGCGAACACCAACATCATCCTGCAATACGCCAACCTGCTGTGGCGCGCCAAGCGCAGGGACGAAGCGCGAAAGCTGTACACATCCATCCTCGACAACGACCGGAACAACCGCTTTGCATTGGAAGCGTTGGGGTATCTCTCACGCGATGAGGGCGACAACAAGGGCGCGGAGTACTACTTCAACAAACTGGCCGCCGCGTATCCAACGGACTATGTGGCCTACCTGGCGCTGGGCGACCTGTACACGTCAACACGTGATTTTGCGCGTGCCGACGGCAGCTACCAGAAGGCGCACAAACTGGCTCCGGCGAATTCGGTCATCGTAGCGAATGCCGCAAATGCGGCCATAGAAGCGCGGCAGATTCCGCTGGCGGCGGAATGGGTATCGCGCGCAAACGGCAAGATGAAGGACGATCCGCGCGTGATGCGCGAGCAGGAGCGCGTGTTCTTCCACCAGGGGAAATTCCTGGAATCGGCACAGATCGGCGAACGGGTGCTGGAGAAGTTGCCGAAGGATCGTAACGCTTCGGTGTACCTGGCCTACGCGCTCTACAACCTGGGCCGCTACGACGATGTGCTGGCGCTTTCGCAGCGATACGAGAACGTGCTGCCGCGTGAAGCAAATTTCCCTTTGTTGACGGGCCACGTTCACAAGCAATCGCAGTTGCTGTACCAGGCAGTGGACGATTACACGCGTGCTATCGAGCACGACCCACGCATGACCGACGCTTACATCAACCGCGGGTATTCGCTGAACGATATGCAGAATGCCGAGCAGGCGGTCTCCGATTTCCAAAGCGCGCTCAAGCTGAGCCCGAACAACGGTGTCGCACACCTTGGGTTGGCGTTCTCGAATCTGCAACTGCGACGGGGTCGTACGGCGCTCGATGAAGTGGACACGGCAGAAAGATTATTAGGCGAGAGCGGCGCGACGCACCTGGCGCGAGCAACGGCATTCCGGCAACAGCGATTGCTGGAACGCGCCGAGAAAGAATATCAGACCGCGCTGAAGTTCGCTCCCGATGACGCGAAACTCTACCTGGCACTGGCTGATACGCAGTATCACCTGCGCCGCTACGGACAGTCGTTAACGACACTGATAGATGCTCTGCGTTACATGCCGGACGATCCGATGATCTACGCGCAGATGGCACATGCACACGCGCAGTTGAAGCACCGTCAGGAAACCTTGCAGTACGTGGCCACGGCAGAGCGCGCGGCACCGGAGCAGGCGGCAATTTACCTGAACACCGGTGATGCGTTGCTGGTTCTGGGTGATCGCGAAGGAGCGATGGAGCGCTTTGCGCGTGCGCTGCAAGCACCGGACAGCAACCGCGTAGACGCGCGCCTTGCGATCGCAAAGGTTTTCGTGCGCGACCGTGAGTTCGAAGATGCGCGCCAGCAAGTGAGCCTGGGATTTGCGGAATCTCGCATCGGCGAGGCGGCGCCGGTAACGGCAGATAACCTTGTCGAAGCGGCGAATCTGTTCCTCGCCATGAACGACTTCGATCTGGCAGCAAAGTACTTTGAGACTGCGAGGAACGCTGGGGCGGCCGACCAGGTGGTAGCAATTGGGATGGCAAACGCCTACCTTGCGCAGGGCGATCCGCTGAACGCGCAAGCTCAGTTGGCGAGCCTCGGCAATCCGGATGACTACGCCGAAAATTATGACTACACGCTGGCGATGGCGACCGTTCACCGGCAGCGTCGCGACAGCCTGCGTGCCTTGTCCATGTTCGCGCGCGCCAACATGCTCTCCGGACAGGATGAGATTGCGGAGAGGCAGCTACAGGAAGTGGCAGGCGAAGAAGGCCTCCGGTTGACGCGCAAGGTAAGCGTCGGCACGGACTTCACGATGAATGGCATCTTCGAGGATGCGACGATCTATAACCTCGACCGGCAACTCTTTCATGCTGACGCAAATACGCTGCCCACGCCGAGGTCATCGCTTGAGTCGCGCTGGACCAACACCTTCAAAGTCCACCAGGACGGCGTGCCTACCATTAGCGGATTCGTGCAGGTGCGGAACGCGCGAGGCGAGGTTTCAATTCCGAGCGAAGCCCTGATCCTGAACCGCGACCTGTATGACTACTCGGCAAACGGCGCGCTGAACCCGGTGCTGCGGTTCGGGCGCAACGTGGTGGCGTTCAACACCGGGTTGCAATACACATGGCGGCGCGACAAGCGATCTGCCTTCGAATTGAATCAGAACCTCTTCAGGCAATTCGCTTACATGTCGACAAACTCGTTCTGGAATTGGATTTCGGTCCGGGGCAGCGCGTTCCACGAATCCGGTCCATTCACCGAGCGCAATCTCAGTTCTCGTGAACTGGGAGCGAAATTGGAATTCATCGTCGGGCGTCCGTGGGGACGCACGAGTCTGATCACCTCGTACGCAGTTCGCGACCTGCAATTCAATCCGCTGATCCGCGAGTTTTTCTCTACGACGACGTCCGTGGGAGTGCAGCGGCAGTTCGGGACGAAATCGAAA
- a CDS encoding tetratricopeptide repeat protein, translating to MASKKRLFVLLLLAASIPGFAQTQKNATPAAPTVDPGMRPPTEPATPTSPNSQKVESGSEPKAPEPVKTDRKVPNRASAYYHYTLAHMYEEMLSTYGRSEYANKAIEEYRLAIENDPSSEYLNAGLAELYVRTGRIRDAVLEAQEILKRDPDNVEAHKLLGRIYLRSLGDMQAGTQSQNILKLAIEQYEAIVKIDPKSVEDHLLLGRLYRLNNELAKAESEFKTAVALQPNSEEAVSTLAYLYNEEGDSARAQAILESIPESERTAKVYAGLGYTYEQKKDYKHAIEAYKKAVELDKDNLDSLRGLAQNLMNDGQVEAALEQYNLIAEADPQDAQTYMRIAEIHRRDGKFDLAFDALKRAQAIVPDSLEVPYNLAVISEAMGKYDEAAQTLQQLLQRSEKPDGSYTPGERNNRSVFLERLGTIYREINKTQLAVDTFRKMISLGDDNASRAYQQLIETYRDAKQWPQATAAAQEAVDKLPNDRGLRIMLASQLADQGQADSAIAQVRSMIKGTPEDRETWIALAQMYSRLRRWPDAEQAIAKADELSSRQEEKEYVSFVAGSIYERQKKYDQAEASFRRVLAADPRNATALNYLGYMLADRGTRLEEALGYIRKAVQLDPQNGAYLDSLGWAYYKIGNYELAEENLRKAIERMDNDPTVHDHVADLYLKTGRLKLAVNHWERALQEWNKTVSAEVDQQDVAKVQKKLEGARIRLAKQK from the coding sequence ATGGCATCTAAAAAGCGTCTTTTCGTCTTGTTGCTCCTTGCGGCTTCTATACCGGGCTTTGCGCAAACTCAAAAGAATGCAACCCCAGCGGCACCGACCGTTGACCCCGGCATGAGACCGCCGACGGAGCCAGCGACTCCCACGAGCCCGAACTCGCAGAAGGTTGAGAGTGGTTCCGAGCCGAAGGCGCCCGAGCCAGTGAAGACCGACCGCAAGGTGCCGAACCGCGCCTCGGCGTACTACCACTACACCCTCGCGCACATGTACGAGGAGATGCTGAGCACCTACGGCCGAAGCGAGTACGCCAACAAAGCTATCGAGGAATACCGCCTGGCCATCGAGAACGATCCGTCGTCCGAGTACCTGAATGCCGGGCTCGCCGAACTCTACGTTCGTACCGGACGCATTCGCGATGCCGTTCTCGAAGCGCAGGAAATTCTTAAGCGCGATCCCGACAACGTAGAAGCCCACAAGCTGCTTGGCCGCATCTACCTGCGCTCTCTGGGCGACATGCAGGCTGGCACGCAGTCGCAGAACATCCTTAAGCTCGCCATCGAACAGTACGAGGCAATTGTCAAAATCGACCCGAAGAGTGTCGAGGATCATCTCCTGCTTGGCCGCCTCTACCGTCTTAACAACGAACTGGCCAAAGCCGAGAGCGAATTCAAGACAGCCGTAGCCTTGCAGCCCAATTCCGAAGAAGCGGTCTCCACGCTCGCTTACCTGTACAACGAGGAAGGCGATTCCGCACGCGCCCAGGCCATTCTCGAGTCCATCCCGGAGAGCGAGCGCACCGCCAAGGTGTATGCCGGGCTCGGATACACCTACGAGCAGAAGAAGGATTACAAGCACGCCATCGAGGCCTACAAAAAGGCTGTCGAACTGGACAAGGACAACCTCGACTCGCTTCGCGGTCTTGCGCAGAACCTCATGAACGACGGTCAGGTCGAGGCCGCTCTGGAGCAGTACAACCTCATTGCCGAAGCCGATCCGCAGGACGCGCAAACCTACATGCGCATTGCCGAGATCCATCGCCGGGACGGCAAGTTCGATCTCGCGTTCGATGCGCTCAAACGCGCCCAGGCCATCGTGCCAGACTCGCTGGAAGTGCCTTACAACCTGGCCGTTATTTCGGAAGCCATGGGCAAATACGACGAAGCTGCACAGACCCTGCAGCAACTGCTCCAGCGCAGCGAAAAGCCTGACGGCAGTTACACGCCCGGCGAGCGCAACAACCGCTCAGTCTTCCTCGAGCGCCTCGGCACTATTTATCGCGAGATCAACAAGACGCAGCTCGCCGTGGATACTTTCCGCAAGATGATCTCGCTCGGAGATGATAACGCCTCGCGCGCGTACCAGCAGCTCATTGAAACGTATCGCGATGCCAAGCAGTGGCCGCAAGCCACGGCAGCAGCGCAGGAAGCTGTCGATAAGCTACCCAACGATCGCGGCCTTCGCATCATGCTTGCTTCTCAACTCGCCGACCAGGGCCAGGCGGATTCCGCCATCGCACAGGTCCGCAGCATGATCAAAGGGACTCCGGAAGATCGCGAGACCTGGATCGCCCTCGCGCAAATGTACAGCCGCCTGCGCCGCTGGCCGGATGCCGAACAAGCAATCGCCAAAGCCGATGAACTCTCCAGCCGCCAGGAAGAGAAGGAATACGTATCCTTCGTCGCCGGTTCCATCTATGAGCGGCAGAAAAAATACGACCAGGCTGAAGCCTCTTTCCGCCGCGTACTGGCCGCCGATCCTCGCAACGCCACCGCGTTGAACTATCTCGGATACATGCTCGCCGACCGGGGCACGCGTCTCGAAGAAGCGCTCGGATACATCCGCAAGGCCGTACAACTCGATCCGCAGAACGGCGCGTATCTCGACTCGCTCGGCTGGGCCTATTACAAGATCGGGAACTACGAGCTAGCGGAAGAGAACCTGCGCAAAGCCATCGAGCGCATGGACAACGATCCGACCGTACACGATCACGTTGCCGACCTCTATCTCAAAACGGGCCGGTTGAAACTCGCCGTGAATCACTGGGAGCGCGCTCTGCAAGAATGGAACAAAACGGTCTCCGCCGAAGTTGACCAGCAGGACGTAGCCAAGGTCCAGAAGAAACTCGAAGGCGCCCGAATTCGGTTGGCAAAGCAGAAGTAA
- a CDS encoding deoxyguanosinetriphosphate triphosphohydrolase — MLADYAVQVQHSRGRRFHESAHPYRNDFQRDRDRIIHARAFRRLENKTQVFTRRLSDHFRTRLTHTIEVAQISRTIAAALSLNVDLVETLALAHDIGHPPFGHAGEKALDAAMREHGESFDHNLHALRIVEQFEHRYIDFPGLNLTFEVREGIIKHSHDYDVDAHPELAEYLLNQRPPLEAQLIDLTDEIAYNTADLDDGFEAKLLSLDEIRQRVRIFERYFPEVAASHPDAPAKLQFNEALKRMMNRLVGDLIENTARNVKASGTCTLEDVRNFPKRLAAFSPEVEDERREAKAFLYDRLYFSTALKPEKQTADRVVSELFSHWMSHPDQLPPSYQRQAEGETLARVICDYIAGMTDNYVQDQHRRLIPRRIARG; from the coding sequence ATGCTCGCCGACTACGCCGTCCAAGTTCAGCACTCCCGAGGACGTCGCTTCCACGAGTCCGCGCATCCGTATCGCAATGACTTCCAGCGCGACCGCGACCGCATCATTCACGCGCGCGCCTTCCGCCGCCTGGAAAACAAGACGCAGGTTTTCACCCGCCGCTTGTCAGACCACTTTCGCACTCGCCTGACCCACACTATCGAAGTTGCGCAAATCTCTCGAACTATCGCCGCCGCACTCTCGCTCAACGTTGACCTCGTCGAAACGCTTGCGCTCGCGCACGACATCGGACATCCGCCGTTCGGACACGCCGGCGAGAAGGCTCTCGACGCCGCCATGCGCGAGCACGGTGAATCGTTCGATCACAACCTGCACGCCCTCCGCATAGTCGAGCAGTTCGAGCATCGCTACATAGATTTCCCGGGCCTCAATCTCACTTTCGAGGTGCGCGAAGGCATCATCAAGCATTCGCACGATTACGACGTTGATGCTCATCCCGAACTCGCCGAATATCTTCTCAATCAGCGTCCGCCACTCGAAGCGCAACTAATCGACCTCACTGACGAAATCGCCTATAACACAGCCGACCTGGACGATGGCTTCGAAGCGAAGCTCCTCTCGCTGGACGAGATTCGGCAGCGCGTTCGCATCTTTGAACGCTACTTCCCTGAAGTCGCCGCTAGCCATCCCGATGCGCCCGCCAAGCTGCAATTCAACGAAGCGTTGAAACGCATGATGAACCGCTTAGTCGGCGACCTCATCGAGAACACCGCGCGCAACGTAAAGGCCTCCGGCACTTGCACCCTCGAAGACGTGCGGAATTTTCCCAAGCGCCTCGCCGCCTTCAGCCCGGAAGTTGAGGACGAGCGCCGCGAGGCGAAGGCGTTTCTTTACGATCGTCTCTACTTCAGCACCGCGCTTAAACCGGAGAAGCAAACGGCCGATCGTGTGGTGAGCGAGCTTTTCTCTCACTGGATGTCACACCCTGACCAACTTCCGCCCAGCTACCAGCGCCAAGCCGAAGGCGAAACTCTCGCCCGCGTCATCTGCGATTACATCGCCGGCATGACGGACAACTACGTCCAGGATCAACACCGCAGACTGATCCCGAGAAGAATCGCCCGGGGTTGA
- a CDS encoding OmpA family protein, whose protein sequence is MKNRFLLALPLAATLMVPAIAQTSSSSQSTEPQQPAATSTQTGASSQSTGMQQSDTSQVRSDQAQADANLAAHQPLQQDTRQGFWGKLNPFARKKYVSRQLSPIRNRVNELDELTSKNSQMVRDVDSRAQEGIRMASAKANEADQHAIEAGNRAQTAHQTAEQANTRLTTVANVVGNIDQYQPATQTEIRFRSGQTLLSQKAKAALDEMAASLKDQKGYVVEVQGFSPGRGSAAIQTSQNMADAVVRYLVLEHQIPVYRIFVLGMGNAPVKDAEGKATRVRAGRVEVTLLKNNLDQLASATGTSSDMGMQTSTGSAAQGTATQTQGGVTGSTTQPSSTQGQSTGTVAAPTQQEPPKMDNNPR, encoded by the coding sequence ATGAAGAATCGCTTTCTACTCGCGCTGCCCTTAGCCGCAACCCTGATGGTTCCGGCTATAGCGCAAACTTCGTCAAGCTCGCAGAGCACAGAACCCCAGCAGCCCGCGGCAACTTCCACGCAGACCGGCGCCAGCTCGCAGAGCACCGGAATGCAGCAGAGCGACACTTCGCAGGTCCGGTCAGATCAGGCCCAGGCCGATGCCAACCTCGCCGCACACCAGCCTCTTCAGCAGGACACGCGCCAGGGATTCTGGGGCAAGCTGAATCCGTTTGCGCGCAAGAAGTATGTTTCGCGCCAGCTTAGTCCGATCCGTAACCGTGTCAACGAACTCGATGAGTTGACTTCCAAGAACTCGCAGATGGTGCGGGACGTTGATAGCCGCGCGCAGGAGGGCATCCGCATGGCTTCCGCCAAGGCGAATGAAGCCGACCAGCACGCTATCGAGGCCGGCAATCGTGCCCAGACGGCTCACCAGACCGCCGAGCAGGCCAACACGCGCCTCACGACCGTCGCTAACGTCGTAGGCAACATCGACCAGTACCAGCCTGCGACCCAGACCGAAATCCGCTTCCGTAGCGGACAGACGCTCCTGAGCCAGAAGGCGAAAGCTGCGCTCGACGAAATGGCCGCCAGCTTGAAGGACCAGAAAGGCTACGTCGTAGAAGTTCAAGGCTTTTCGCCCGGACGTGGCTCGGCTGCCATTCAGACCTCGCAGAATATGGCCGACGCCGTCGTTCGCTACCTGGTGCTTGAGCACCAGATCCCGGTTTACCGTATCTTCGTTCTCGGCATGGGCAACGCCCCTGTTAAGGACGCCGAGGGCAAGGCGACTCGGGTTCGCGCCGGTCGCGTGGAAGTCACACTGCTGAAGAATAACCTCGATCAACTCGCTTCTGCCACGGGAACTTCGTCCGATATGGGCATGCAAACCTCGACTGGCAGCGCGGCGCAAGGAACCGCTACGCAGACTCAGGGTGGCGTCACCGGTTCCACTACGCAGCCTTCATCCACGCAGGGGCAGTCGACAGGCACCGTAGCAGCGCCGACGCAACAGGAACCGCCGAAGATGGACAACAACCCTCGGTAG
- a CDS encoding DUF3365 domain-containing protein: protein MKLLTKFNLIFVLLFGTGLFVISRIAYQFLIENARSQVLKQAELMMASARSTRDYTSEEIKPLLVTNQAHTRRFLPQTVPAYAATTIFSRLRKNYPEYVYKEASLNPTNLRNRAVDWEADVVGFFRNNPDKKEFVGEREAPTGRVLYLARPITVAQSCLECHNTPELAPRALIKAYGSGNGFGWRENEVIAAQVVTVPMAVPVQIADQAFRKLMAYLIGIFIITLLVIDAALVVTVIRPVRRLAQTADRISKGELDLPELPVKGNDEIAQVTASFNRMYVSLVKAFGMLNQ from the coding sequence ATGAAGCTCCTGACGAAGTTCAACCTCATCTTTGTCCTGCTGTTCGGGACGGGACTGTTTGTCATCTCCCGAATCGCGTACCAGTTCCTGATTGAAAACGCGCGCTCACAAGTCCTGAAGCAGGCCGAGTTGATGATGGCGAGCGCCCGTTCAACGCGCGATTACACATCCGAGGAAATCAAGCCGCTGTTGGTCACCAACCAGGCGCACACCAGGAGGTTTCTGCCGCAAACTGTGCCTGCTTATGCGGCAACGACAATCTTCAGTCGTTTGCGCAAGAATTATCCGGAGTACGTTTACAAGGAAGCGTCGCTGAATCCCACGAATCTGCGAAATCGCGCAGTGGATTGGGAAGCCGACGTCGTTGGATTTTTTAGAAACAATCCTGATAAGAAGGAATTTGTCGGCGAGCGCGAAGCACCGACCGGACGCGTCTTGTACCTGGCGCGGCCGATCACGGTAGCTCAGAGTTGCCTGGAGTGTCACAACACGCCCGAACTCGCACCTCGCGCGCTGATCAAAGCCTATGGCAGCGGGAATGGATTTGGCTGGAGAGAGAATGAGGTTATCGCGGCGCAAGTCGTCACCGTACCGATGGCAGTTCCGGTACAAATCGCCGATCAAGCTTTCCGCAAACTGATGGCCTATCTCATTGGCATTTTCATCATCACGCTGCTTGTCATCGATGCGGCGCTGGTGGTGACCGTCATACGTCCAGTGCGGCGCTTGGCGCAAACGGCGGACCGCATCAGTAAAGGTGAACTGGATTTGCCGGAACTGCCCGTCAAAGGCAACGATGAGATTGCGCAGGTAACCGCCTCATTCAACCGTATGTACGTGAGCCTTGTGAAGGCGTTCGGGATGTTGAACCAGTAA
- a CDS encoding serine/threonine-protein kinase — protein MGLAVGEVIGDYQVIAHLGAGGMGDVYKVQHVISQRVEALKLLLEGDSSHEIGERFAREIRVLARLQHPNIAALHTAFRSGERLAMVMEYAEGTTLCAKLRPPGITITEGLFYVSQVLSALAYAHKHGVVHRDIKPSNIVIGVDNIVKVVDFGIAVSGRDARLTVSGNVVGSFHYMSPEQIGGSEVDARSDIYSVGVTLYEVVTGKLPVDGPNQYAIMTGHLNHTPAPPGEIDPHVPADLSRTVMKALAKNPNARYQSAEELLSDLNVVQSEYATTMDSMVTVVSPSKRPSGGSGGHHTPSRRKSDLHDPQQVGVLLSEHPAVVDEVGRELASYIGPIAKIIVRRVAKDCSTVHDLFAAVAQEIDSAKDREKFLAAKRRYVR, from the coding sequence ATGGGACTCGCAGTCGGTGAAGTCATCGGCGATTACCAGGTCATTGCCCACCTCGGTGCGGGTGGCATGGGTGACGTGTACAAAGTCCAGCACGTCATTTCTCAACGCGTCGAGGCTTTGAAGCTACTGCTCGAGGGTGATAGCAGCCACGAGATCGGCGAGCGTTTCGCGCGTGAAATACGTGTGCTGGCGCGCCTGCAACATCCGAACATCGCCGCGCTGCATACCGCATTCCGCTCAGGCGAGCGTCTCGCGATGGTGATGGAGTATGCAGAAGGGACCACGCTCTGCGCTAAGTTGCGGCCCCCTGGTATCACCATCACGGAAGGCCTCTTCTACGTGTCCCAGGTATTATCCGCGTTGGCCTATGCGCATAAGCACGGTGTGGTACATCGCGATATCAAGCCGTCCAACATCGTCATCGGCGTGGACAACATAGTGAAGGTCGTAGACTTCGGTATCGCGGTCAGCGGCCGCGACGCACGGCTGACGGTTTCGGGCAATGTGGTGGGATCGTTCCACTACATGTCTCCTGAACAGATTGGCGGATCTGAAGTCGATGCGCGTTCGGACATTTACTCTGTCGGCGTCACTTTGTATGAGGTGGTCACAGGTAAGCTGCCAGTCGATGGACCGAATCAATACGCGATTATGACCGGGCACCTCAACCACACGCCCGCTCCGCCTGGCGAAATCGACCCGCACGTACCAGCCGATCTGTCGCGAACGGTGATGAAAGCGTTGGCCAAGAATCCCAACGCTCGCTACCAGAGCGCCGAGGAGTTGCTCTCGGACCTGAACGTCGTGCAGTCCGAGTACGCCACCACCATGGATTCGATGGTGACTGTTGTGAGTCCGTCGAAACGTCCGTCGGGGGGAAGCGGCGGACATCACACACCATCCCGCCGTAAGAGCGACCTGCACGACCCACAGCAGGTCGGCGTTTTGCTTTCAGAGCACCCCGCCGTAGTGGATGAAGTCGGAAGAGAACTTGCGTCCTACATCGGGCCGATTGCGAAGATCATCGTCCGGCGCGTGGCAAAAGACTGTAGCACCGTTCATGATCTTTTTGCCGCCGTCGCGCAGGAAATCGATTCAGCTAAGGACCGCGAGAAGTTTCTTGCCGCAAAGCGCCGCTATGTGAGGTAG